In Desulfobacterales bacterium, the DNA window TATCTCTTACAAAGAGGGTTACGATGATCCCCTGGCGATCGAAATGTTGGCCGAGGCCGGGATTACGCTCAGGCAGCTCGGCTGTAAGTGATCACCTGCAATTTTTCCCTTATAATTCCGGCCTGGTTACTTACCCCGTGATGAGTTGCGCCGGTCGGTTCACTCCTGCTTGACACTCATCGGGTACGTCATGAAATGTCCCTATTGCGGTTCCCTGGAAAACAAGGTAGTTGATTCCCGGTTGAACAAGGATTATACCATCACCCGGCGGCGGCGGGCCTGTGAGTCCTGTAACCAGCGGTTCACCACCTATGAGCGGCTGGAGGTGATGATGCCGATGCTGATCAAAAAGGACGGCCGACGTGAGGCCTGGGACCGGCACAAACTGGTGGAGGGGCTGCAGAAGGCCTGCGAGAAGCGGCCGGTGAGCATGGAAGAGATTGACACCTTTGTCGATGAACTGGAGCGGAAACTCCAGGACCTGGGCGAGCGGGAGGTCCCCACCCAACAGGTGGGTCAATGGGTGATGGAGGGGTTGTCCCATCTCGACGAGGTCGCCTATGTCCGTTTTGCCTCGGTCTATCGCCAGTTCAAGGATATCAACGAGTTCATGGACGAACTCAAGGGGCTGCTCGCCACCAGGAAGTAGTCATGAAGTCCGATTTTCATTATATGCGCCAGGCCCTCAAGCTGGCCCGCAAGGGGCTGGGACGCACCTCTCCGAACCCGTGCGTGGGCGCGCTGGTGGTCAACAACGGCGTGGTTGTCGGCCAGGGGTATCATAAAAAGGCCGGCACCCCCCATGCCGAGATCCATGCCATCAATGACGCCGGCCTTGCGGCCCGTGGCGCCACCATCTACGTCACCCTGGAGCCCTGCAACCATACCGGCCGGACCCCGCCCTGCACCCGGGCGATAGTTGCGGCCGGGATCAGCCGGGTGGTGATCGGCTCGTCTGATCCCAATCCCCGGGTTAGCGGCGGCGGGGC includes these proteins:
- the nrdR gene encoding transcriptional regulator NrdR, with the translated sequence MKCPYCGSLENKVVDSRLNKDYTITRRRRACESCNQRFTTYERLEVMMPMLIKKDGRREAWDRHKLVEGLQKACEKRPVSMEEIDTFVDELERKLQDLGEREVPTQQVGQWVMEGLSHLDEVAYVRFASVYRQFKDINEFMDELKGLLATRK